One Triticum dicoccoides isolate Atlit2015 ecotype Zavitan chromosome 4B, WEW_v2.0, whole genome shotgun sequence genomic window carries:
- the LOC119293808 gene encoding polygalacturonase-like, translating to MGPRKFLLASITTVSVLVYMFPHANSESVALPPESTYGPAAESPDAGAPELSPGPPPMVFDVDDYGASAGGDATEAFLAAWKDACNSSSDPSLFLVPEGKTYLLMPLSFGGPCRSTTITAMIRGTLEAPSNRSVWLDGDRRERWITFEDVDGLHVMGGGTLNGHGQEWWINSCKVNKSMKCVPGPTALYFRTCNHLVVDDLEVKDSMQMHVVIANCWKAAVSRLFVTAPGWSPNTDGIHVSNSTEVSITNCIISTGDDCISIVSGSEFVRASGIYCGPGHGISIGSLGANKSRAHVSDVLVEKATLVGTTNGVRIKTWQGGEGAAERITFQDIKMYNVTNPIIIDQNYCDSKKPCSEEDSAVAISDIRYNNIHGTSLSKVAVKFICSNAVHCDGIVMEDVSLVGQKGAYLKCSSVNARVITPGFNYPYCTADM from the exons ATGGGTCCCAGGAAGTTTCTCTTGGCCTCCATTACTACCGTATCAGTTCTTGTTTACATGTTTCCGCacgccaattcggagtccgtagccCTCCCTCCCGAATCGACCTATGGCCCAGCCGCAGAGAGTCCAGACGCGGGCGCGCCGGAGCTCAGCCCGGGGCCGCCGCCGATGGTATTTGACGTCGACGACTACGGCGCGTCGGCCGGCGGCGACGCCACCGAG GCGTTTCTCGCGGCATGGAAGGACGCCTGCAACTCCTCCTCCGACCCGTCCCTGTTCCTCGTGCCCGAGGGGAAGACCTACCTCCTCATGCCCCTCAGCTTCGGCGGCCCCTGCAGGTCTACCACGATCACAGCAATG ATCAGGGGAACACTGGAGGCGCCGTCGAACCGGTCGGTGTGGCTCGACGGCGATCGCCGGGAGCGGTGGATCACGTTCGAGGACGTCGACGGCCTGCACGTCATGGGCGGCGGGACGCTCAACGGGCACGGGCAGGAGTGGTGGATCAACTCGTGCAAGGTCAACAAATCCATG AAATGCGTCCCCGGCCCGACG GCCCTGTACTTCAGAACCTGCAACCATCTGGTGGTGGACGACCTGGAGGTGAAGGACAGCATGCAGATGCACGTCGTGATCGCAAACTGCTGGAAAGCAGCCGTCTCGCGGCTGTTCGTCACCGCGCCGGGGTGGAGCCCCAACACCGACGGGATCCACGTATCCAACAGCACAGAGGTGTCCATAACCAACTGCATCATCAGCACAG GCGATGACTGCATATCCATTGTGTCTGGGTCTGAGTTTGTGCGGGCATCAGGCATATATTGTGGACCGGGCCATGGAATAAG CATTGGCAGCCTAGGAGCGAACAAATCGCGGGCCCATGTCTCTGACGTGCTGGTGGAGAAGGCCACGCTGGTGGGCACAACCAACGGTGTGCGGATCAAAACATGGCAG GGAGGAGAAGGGGCTGCAGAGAGGATTACTTTCCAAGACATAAAGATGTACAATGTCACTAACCCTATAATCATTGACCAGAACTACTGTGACTCCAAGAAACCATGCTCCGAAGAG GACTCAGCTGTTGCCATAAGTGACATACGCTACAACAACATACATGGAACCAGTTTATCCAAAGTTGCGGTGAAATTCATTTGCAGCAACGCTGTCCATTGCGATGGCATAGTGATGGAAGATGTTTCCTTGGTCGGGCAAAAAGGGGCCTACCTTAAATGTTCCTCCGTGAACGCCAGGGTTATAACACCAGGATTCAACTACCCTTATTGCACCGCGGACATGTAG